One genomic region from Rhinoraja longicauda isolate Sanriku21f chromosome 8, sRhiLon1.1, whole genome shotgun sequence encodes:
- the rprma gene encoding protein reprimo A, producing the protein MNSTLVNETASLVYTNRSDLLDTIIRCCGSNLSSVVTDEGFVLTAPDERNLYIMRVVQVAVMCVLSLTVVFGIFFLGCNLLIKSEGMINFLVKDRRPSKEVETVIVGPY; encoded by the coding sequence ATGAATTCAACGCTGGTGAATGAGACCGCCAGCCTCGTGTACACGAACCGCAGCGACCTCTTGGATACCATCATTAGATGCTGTGGCAGCAACCTCTCCTCGGTGGTGACGGACGAAGGCTTCGTATTGACCGCTCCGGACGAGAGGAACCTCTACATCATGAGAGTGGTCCAGGTAGCAGTGATGTGCGTCCTGTCTCTCACCGTCGTCTTCGGGATCTTTTTCCTCGGTTGTAATCTGCTGATCAAATCAGAGGGCATGATCAACTTTTTAGTTAAGGATAGAAGaccttccaaagaggtggaaaccGTCATTGTCGGTCCATATTAA